A single Aspergillus chevalieri M1 DNA, chromosome 3, nearly complete sequence DNA region contains:
- a CDS encoding uncharacterized protein (COG:G;~EggNog:ENOG410PHMC;~InterPro:IPR020846,IPR011701,IPR036259;~PFAM:PF07690;~TransMembrane:12 (i88-111o123-141i153-172o184-204i211-233o239-260i305-327o347-369i390-409o421-446i453-475o481-506i);~go_function: GO:0022857 - transmembrane transporter activity [Evidence IEA];~go_process: GO:0055085 - transmembrane transport [Evidence IEA]) — translation MTASMEMQGRRRDDVQEPSDPVKSDEVFVESTETGIPTTYADVVSSRISKAHRDYLMERHGTLELDPIPSMDVADPYNWPGWKKLANLILVAFHALMGTFAAAGIIPAYKIISEEYGVTVQKASYLTSLQIAILGGAPLFWKPLSNRYGRRPIFLISLICSLVCNVGCAKSTDYASTAACRALQAFFISPASAIGSAVVMETYFKNERAKYMGVWTLLVTLGIPSGPFIFGFVTQRAGYVWIYWVLAIINGGQFILYLFLGPETRYIGSSNDPNEPSWKREYLYIRRIDPTPFTWFEFVKPLTMVMYPCVIIPAAAYAMIFCLSNVLATVEVPELLQQKFELDSEQLGLQFLGPIIGSFIGEQIGGTMSDLWMNMRQKKTQRKPEPEFRLWLSYLGYTLSIVGIIVFLVCTEKAKQGHWNIAPVIGIALGAAGNQIITTVLITYAVDCYSKEAASIGVVITFVRQIWGFLGPFWFPPMFETVGVAASSGVGVALMVGVSVIPTLFLQWMGRTWRPPIDE, via the exons CTTTGTAGAGAGCACAGAGACTGGAATCCCCACCACATATGCAGATGTAGTGTCCTCGCGCATCTCTAAGGCACATCGCGACTATCTCATGGAACGCCATGGGACATTAGAGCTTGATCCCATTCCTAGCATGGACGTTGCCGATCCATACAATTGGCCTGGGTGGAAG AAACTTGCAAACCTGATATTGGTAGCATTCCATGCTTTAATGGGGACATTCGCCGCGGCGGGTATCATCCCTGCATATAAAAT CATCTCGGAAGAATATGGGGTTACCGTGCAAAAAGCCAGTTACCTGACCTCCCTCCAGATCGCCATTCTCGGAGGTGCGCCATTGTTCTGGAAGCCCTTGTCGAACCGATATGGTCGTCGCCCTATTTTCCTCATTTCCTTGATATGCAGTCTTGTTTGCAACGTGGGTTGCGCGAAGAGTACCGATTATGCCTCCACAGCTGCTTGTAGAGCTCTTCAGGCGTTTTTCATCTCTCCTGCATCCG CAATCGGAAGCGCAGTTGTGATGGAAACATATTTCAAGAACGAACGTGCGAAATACATGGGTGTCTGGACGTTACTGGTTACCTTGGGTATCCCGAGCGGTCCGTTCATCTTCGGGTTTGTTACACAACGGGCAGGATATGTGTGGATTTATTGGGTTCTGGCAATT ATCAATGGTGGCCAATTCATCCTGTACCTCTTCCTCGGACCCGAAACTCGTTACATAGGTAGCTCCAACGACCCCAATGAGCCAAGCTGGAAGCGCGAGTATCTGTACATCCGACGGATAGACCCGACCCCGTTCACATGGTTCGAGTTCGTGAAACCCCTCACTATGGTCATGTACCCCTGCGTGATTATTCCGGCCGCTGCATACGCGATGATCTTCTGCCTCAGCAACGTGCTAGCAACCGTCGAAGTACCTGAGCTACTGCAACAGAAATTCGAACTCGATTCAGAACAGCTGGGCCTCCAATTCCTAGGCCCGATCATTGGTTCCTTCATTGGCGAGCAGATAGGCGGCACCATGTCCGACTTGTGGATGAATATGCGCCAGAAAAAGACCCAGCGCAAGCCGGAGCCCGAGTTCCGCCTTTGGCTCAGTTACTTGGGCTATACCCTGTCCATTGTTGGTATTATTGTTTTCCTCGTATGCACGGAGAAGGCCAAACAGGGCCACTGGAATATTGCACCGGTTATTGGTATCGCCCTTGGTGCTGCTGGCAACCAGATTATCACCACCGTCCTTATCACGTATGCAGTGGATTGTTATTCCAAAGAAGCCGCTAGCATAGGTGTAGTTATCACGTTCGTTCGTCAGATTTGGGGTTTTCTTGGTCCGTTTTG GTTTCCGCCAATGTTTGAGACTGTCGGTGTGGCTGCGAGCTCTGGCGTTGGTGTTGCTTTGATGGTCGGGGTCAGCGTAATTCCTACCCTCTTCCTGCAATGGATGGGACGGACGTGGCGCCCACCTATTGATGAATAA